A section of the Mangifera indica cultivar Alphonso chromosome 12, CATAS_Mindica_2.1, whole genome shotgun sequence genome encodes:
- the LOC123193232 gene encoding sphingosine kinase 2-like isoform X2 produces MPLGVIPAGTGNGMVKSLLDSVGEPCKAPNATVAIIRGHKCSLDVATILQGETKFYIVLMLAWGLVADIDIESEKYRWMGSARLAFYALQRTLHLRQYNGRVSFVPAPGFEDYGVPTSYSGESINGMNVGSSSQEQPIKARQYGYQGPDVSLEDLGWRTINGPFISVWLHNVPWGGEDTLAAPDAKFSDGYLDLILIRDCPKLDLLKLMTQMSNGGHIRSKYVQYLKVKAFILEPGTCTHDPTKEGIIDADGEVLARGKGTYLCHQKTLMAYDKLQITMDQGLATLFSPYFNMDINHREIFLE; encoded by the exons ATGCCCCTTGGAGTGATTCCTGCAG GTACTGGAAATGGCATGGTCAAATCTCTATTAGATTCAGTTGGTGAACCCTGTAAAGCACCTAATGCCACTGTAGCTATTATTCGAG GCCATAAGTGTTCACTGGATGTAGCTACTATCTTGCAAGGGGAGACcaaattttatattgtcttGATGCTTGCATGGG gTTTGGTGGCAGATATAGACATTGAGTCTGAGAAATATAGATGGATGGGAAGTGCTCGTCTTGCTTTTTAC GCTCTTCAGAGAACATTGCATTTGAGGCAATATAATGGACGTGTTTCTTTTGTGCCAGCTCCTGGTTTTGAAGATTATGGGGTACCAACTAGTTACAGTGGTGAATCAATTAATGGAATGAATGTCGGCAGCTCTTCCCAAGAGCAACCCATTAAAGCTAGACAGTATGGCTACCAAGGACCTGATGTTAGTTTAGAGGATCTAGGTTGGAGGACAATTAATGGACCATTTATTTCAGTTTGGCTTCACAATGTACCATGGGGAGGTGAAGATACACTGGCTGCTCCTGATGCAAAG TTCTCGGACGGTTATTTGGACCTGATTCTTATAAGGGATTGCCCAAAGCTCGATTTACTAAAATTAATGACACAAATGAGCAATGGAGGTCATATAAGATCAAAATATGTTCAGTACCTCAAG GTTAAAGCATTCATCTTAGAGCCAGGTACATGCACACATGATCCAACTAAAGAAGGAATTATAGACGCAGACGGTGAGGTACTAGCTAGAGGAAAAGGAACATACTTGTGTCACCAGAAGACACTGATGGCATATGATAAACTACAAATTACAATGGATCAAGGTTTAGCTACTTTATTTTCCCCTTACTTTAACATGGACATTAACCACCGAGAAATATTCTTGgagtga
- the LOC123193232 gene encoding sphingosine kinase 2-like isoform X1 gives MDQDQLSDHVLINGTVVPVTLTTDGKLLWADGLLRILNLEKEVLGFAVDGNKIKIRAVIEKEDGIFCGGSIGDLVRKDFVFQPLSQESQRLWCQKLREYLDSLGRPKRLFIFMNPFGGNKNASKIFLDSVKPLLEDADIQFTLEETTRQLYAKDVTKRMDLSKYDGIVCVSGDGVLAEVVNGLLEREDWSAAIKMPLGVIPAGTGNGMVKSLLDSVGEPCKAPNATVAIIRGHKCSLDVATILQGETKFYIVLMLAWGLVADIDIESEKYRWMGSARLAFYALQRTLHLRQYNGRVSFVPAPGFEDYGVPTSYSGESINGMNVGSSSQEQPIKARQYGYQGPDVSLEDLGWRTINGPFISVWLHNVPWGGEDTLAAPDAKFSDGYLDLILIRDCPKLDLLKLMTQMSNGGHIRSKYVQYLKVKAFILEPGTCTHDPTKEGIIDADGEVLARGKGTYLCHQKTLMAYDKLQITMDQGLATLFSPYFNMDINHREIFLE, from the exons ATGGATCAAGACCAACTCTCCGACCATGTTCTTATCAACGGCACGGTTGTTCCTGTCACATTGACGACTGACGGAAAGCTCCTGTGGGCGGACGGACTTCTGCGGATTTTGAATTTGGAGAAGGAGGTGCTCGGTTTCGCCGTCGACGGTAATAAGATTAAAATCAGAGCTGTTATAGAGAAAGAAGATGGAATCTTCTGCGGCGGGAGCATCGGTGATTTGGTCAGGAAAGATTTTGTTTTCCAACCTCTGTCGCAAGAGTCTCAAAGACTTTGGTGCCAGAAACTCCGTGAATATCTTGATTCTCTCG GACGGCCGAAGAGGctgtttatttttatgaatcCGTTTGGAGGGAATAAAAATGCATCAAAGATTTTTCTGGATAGTGTGAAGCCACTCTTGGAGGATGCTGATATCCAGTTCACCTTGGAAG AGACTACACGGCAACTTTACGCGAAGGATGTAACTAAGAGAATGGATCTTTCCAAGTATGATGGTATAGTTTGCGTTAGTGGTGATGGAGTTCTTGCTGAG GTGGTAAATGGACTACTTGAGAGAGAGGATTGGAGTGCTGCAATAAAAATGCCCCTTGGAGTGATTCCTGCAG GTACTGGAAATGGCATGGTCAAATCTCTATTAGATTCAGTTGGTGAACCCTGTAAAGCACCTAATGCCACTGTAGCTATTATTCGAG GCCATAAGTGTTCACTGGATGTAGCTACTATCTTGCAAGGGGAGACcaaattttatattgtcttGATGCTTGCATGGG gTTTGGTGGCAGATATAGACATTGAGTCTGAGAAATATAGATGGATGGGAAGTGCTCGTCTTGCTTTTTAC GCTCTTCAGAGAACATTGCATTTGAGGCAATATAATGGACGTGTTTCTTTTGTGCCAGCTCCTGGTTTTGAAGATTATGGGGTACCAACTAGTTACAGTGGTGAATCAATTAATGGAATGAATGTCGGCAGCTCTTCCCAAGAGCAACCCATTAAAGCTAGACAGTATGGCTACCAAGGACCTGATGTTAGTTTAGAGGATCTAGGTTGGAGGACAATTAATGGACCATTTATTTCAGTTTGGCTTCACAATGTACCATGGGGAGGTGAAGATACACTGGCTGCTCCTGATGCAAAG TTCTCGGACGGTTATTTGGACCTGATTCTTATAAGGGATTGCCCAAAGCTCGATTTACTAAAATTAATGACACAAATGAGCAATGGAGGTCATATAAGATCAAAATATGTTCAGTACCTCAAG GTTAAAGCATTCATCTTAGAGCCAGGTACATGCACACATGATCCAACTAAAGAAGGAATTATAGACGCAGACGGTGAGGTACTAGCTAGAGGAAAAGGAACATACTTGTGTCACCAGAAGACACTGATGGCATATGATAAACTACAAATTACAATGGATCAAGGTTTAGCTACTTTATTTTCCCCTTACTTTAACATGGACATTAACCACCGAGAAATATTCTTGgagtga
- the LOC123193231 gene encoding ribosomal RNA-processing protein 17: MEEEIEPEGPEVPKVRGRYIKKRALKNKAVSVSFDEKDLKDYVTGFHKRKKKRRKEAERKQEEAKRLKRLEERKKRRLEKEFALYGGNPPATDSVPDETEEYLEEDGEAQPMAPITGTTLYDNGNMKVTVITSEIAGEEENIPSGNTPATVLSSIGVNKKHNIPVHKSKSFKKVARHKSQSKPQNKRNKKKGKRKNQNQKRR; this comes from the exons ATGGAAGAAGAGATTGAACCGGAAGGACCAGAGGTCCCAAAAGTCCGAGGCCGATACATTAAGAAAAGGGCTCTCAAGAATAAAGCTGTCTCCGTTTCATTTGACGAGAAAGACCTCAA GGACTACGTGACTGGGTTtcacaagaggaagaagaagaggagaaagGAAGCGGAAAGGAAGCAAGAGGAGGCCAAAAGGCTTAAGCGTCTTGAGGAACGAAAAAAG AGGAGATTGGAAAAAGAGTTTGCCTTATATGGTGGGAATCCACCAGCCACTGATTCTGTGCCTGATGAAACTGAGGAGTACCTTGAGGAGGATGGAGAAGCACAGCCAATGGCGCCAATTACAG GAACAACACTTTATGACAATGGCAACATGAAAGTCACTGTGATAACTAGTGAGATTGCTGGTGAAGAAGAAAACATTCCCAGTGGAAACACACCAGCTACTGTGCTCAGCTCCATTGGAGTAAATAAAAAGCACAATATCCCTGTGCATAAAAGTAAATCATTCAAGAAAGTTGCAAGACACAAATCACAGTCAAAGccacaaaataaaagaaacaaaaagaaaggtAAGAGAAAGAACCAGAACCAGAAAAGGCGGTAG
- the LOC123193230 gene encoding bifunctional riboflavin kinase/FMN phosphatase-like, which produces MSTAQPLKKLVSCVILDLDGTLPSTDGVITNVLKVLLVKYGKQWDGREAQKIVGKTPVEGAAAIVKGYQLPCTTEEFTAEITPMFNDQWCNIKSHPGANRLIKHLNVHGVPMAVASNSPQASIESKISYQQGWKESFSVIIGGDEVKMGKPSPEIFLEAAKRLNVEPSSCLVIEDSVPGVTAGKAAGMEVVAVPSLPKQTHLYTSADEIINSLLDLQPEKWGLPQFQDWLESTLPLEPWFIGGPVIKGFGRGSKVLGIPTANLSAEGYSDVLSKHPSGVYFGWAGLSNRGVYKMVMNIGWNPYFNNSEKSIEPWLLHEFHADFYGEELRLVIVGYIRPEANFPSLESLVAKIHDDKKVAERALDLPLYSKYKDDPRLKTTL; this is translated from the exons ATGTCAACGGCTCAGCCGTTAAAGAAGTTAGTTTCATGTGTGATTCTTGATTTGGATGGGACGCTTCCTAGCACAG ATGGCGTTATAACAAATGTTTTGAAAGTTCTTTTGGTTAAGTATGGCAAGCAGTGGGACGGGAGAGAAGCTCAGAAAATCGTCGGGAAGACGCCTGTAGAAGGAGCAGCTGCTATTGTGAAAGGATATCAGCTTCCTTGTACAACCGAAGAATTTACCGCAGAAATTACTCCCATGTTTAATGATCA GTGGTGCAACATTAAATCTCATCCAGGTGCCAATCGTTTAATTAAACATTTGAATGTTCATGGTGTGCCTATGGCAGTAGCTTCAAATTCACCTCAGGCAAGCATAGAATCCAAAATTTCTTATCAGCAAG GCTGGAAGGAGTCGTTCTCTGTCATTATTGGCGGTGATGAAGTGAAAATGGGAAAGCCATCTCCTGAAAT ATTTCTGGAAGCTGCTAAAAGGCTAAATGTTGAACCTTCAAGCTGCCTGGTCATTGAAGATTCTGT GCCAGGTGTTACAGCTGGTAAGGCTGCTGGAATGGAAGTTGTTGCTGTACCATCACTTCCAAAGCAAACTCATCTTTACACATCTGCAGATGAAATCATTAACTCTCTACTTGATTTGCAACCTGAAAAGTGGGGCTTACCCCAATTTCAAGATT GGTTGGAGAGCACTTTACCTCTGGAGCCATGGTTTATTGGTGGTCCTGTAATTAAGGGATTTGGCCGCGGCTCAAAGGTACTTGGAATTCCTACAG CTAATTTGTCCGCAGAAGGATATTCAGATGTCCTTTCAAAACATCCCTCAGGTGTATATTTTGGTTGGGCTGGGTTATCAAACCGAGGTGTTTATAAAATGGTCATGAATATTGGTTGGAATCCTTATTTCAACAACTCTGAAAAGTCTATA GAGCCCTGGTTGCTTCATGAGTTTCATGCTGATTTCTATGGAGAGGAATTACGTCTTGTTATAGTTGGCTATATACGTCCTGAG GCTAATTTCCCATCCCTCGAGAGCCTGGTAGCAAAGATTCATGATGACAAGAAAGTTGCAGAAAGAGCCCTTGATCTTCCATTGTACTCAAAATACAAGGATGACCCACGTTTGAAAACCACTTTGTGA